Sequence from the Spirochaeta lutea genome:
TATGTGCATTGGTTGTTGATTTAAGTTCAAGGATTAGCAGTTCATTAATTTTCTCGGGATCATCAATCCACAAGTAAATGTCAGAGAGTTCCTGCCCTTTTCTCGAACTTAACCCCTTTGTTGTTTCTGAAAAAACCGTAAATTTATCATCTAAAATCCACAGGTTGTGCAGGTGATTTATATTTTCACTCGTTGAAAGCTTTTCTCCCCTTCGGAGGAAAAGATCATGTATGTCATCTTCAGGTTCAGACTTTTTCTCACCATCACTATCAAATCTCAAAATCATATCATGAAATTTATCTAACACTCGACTTCGATGCGCAACATAGATGTGCAAACTTGAATTGATTAGCTTGTCAATTTCTTCATTCTCAACATCTTTATTATTCCAATATGTCTTTTCAATACGTCCTTTGTTCTCAATTGCATCATTTACTATTTCATGTTCTTTCAGTATCTTGCGTGTTTGATCAATATTATCGTGAACCACAAAATCTTTAAGTGAAGGATATTTTTCTGTTGCCTTTAGTATGTTTGTTTTTGTTTCTTTTTTATTATTCTCAATCTGAGTATGATAATGCTGATTAAGGGTTAAGTCTAAATTAAACTGTATTCTACCAATATCTTCAGTGGCTACTTCAATTTTGTCGCCCTTAGGATCAACAAAAGAATCAAAAAAATCTGATGTTAAAATCCAATAATATTCTGAGGGTAAATCAATGTCATATTCCAACTTTCCATTTACAAGATCAGCTCTTAGGTGCCTTGCATAACATAAAACAGAGTTTTTAAGCTTAGATTTACTATCTGTATTCACAATCCAAACCTTGAAATTATAGTTTTTGCCATCTAGTAAGTTATTTACAGTGAAAGGTAGGCTTTTTATATTTTTCTCAATATAGGCCTTGTTAATCTTAATTTCATCTATGCCAGAGCAATAGATGTTAAGATTTAGAGTTGGGTACTCCATAAAGAACGGAAAAAAATTATCGATAAACCAAGCTTCTAAACTTTCTTTATCAGGATATTTTGAAAAAAAAGTATTTGCTCGACTCAACGTATTCTGTTTATTGATAGTAATAGTGAGTACAGTGCCGGTTTCAGCTATGTCTGTAGGGTTACCAGCTCCAGTTTCGATATCGAAAAGTGTGTTCCCTATTTCTGGGTACGGAAAAGTGTTTTCTCTATACTGGCCGTGTTCATCTAGGTATATAGAGTTATATATTGCTGCATCAGTAAAATATACTATCGAGAGTCTTCCTTGTCCTTGAGGGAATAACTTTAGTTCTTCCTTTTCAGAATTCCTATAATCAAGATGAGTGAATGATTTCCTATTTAATTTATTAAATCCTTCACCGTTATCTTTTACTTTAATGATAATTTCTTTTTCTTTTAGATCAACTGTTAAATTGATTTGTGGGAAATAACTAGTAGCATCAGATTTGCTCTTTTTAATTATTGTCGAATGAATTGAATTCGAGACAATCTCCCTAATTAAATACCCAAATTTCTCACGAGAATTTTTGTATATTTTTTCTGCTCTAAATTCTACTTCAGAACGTTGTTCCATTGTTTACTCCTTTATTCTCGTAAGCGCCGAAGGCGTCAACATAACAACGACTTGAGCCGTGAGCCGTAATTGGCGCGCGTCCTTGCCGGCGTAGCTGAAGCAAGGACCGTGACAATAGGCGAATCGGTCTCGAAGTCCTTGT
This genomic interval carries:
- a CDS encoding ATP-binding protein, with amino-acid sequence MEQRSEVEFRAEKIYKNSREKFGYLIREIVSNSIHSTIIKKSKSDATSYFPQINLTVDLKEKEIIIKVKDNGEGFNKLNRKSFTHLDYRNSEKEELKLFPQGQGRLSIVYFTDAAIYNSIYLDEHGQYRENTFPYPEIGNTLFDIETGAGNPTDIAETGTVLTITINKQNTLSRANTFFSKYPDKESLEAWFIDNFFPFFMEYPTLNLNIYCSGIDEIKINKAYIEKNIKSLPFTVNNLLDGKNYNFKVWIVNTDSKSKLKNSVLCYARHLRADLVNGKLEYDIDLPSEYYWILTSDFFDSFVDPKGDKIEVATEDIGRIQFNLDLTLNQHYHTQIENNKKETKTNILKATEKYPSLKDFVVHDNIDQTRKILKEHEIVNDAIENKGRIEKTYWNNKDVENEEIDKLINSSLHIYVAHRSRVLDKFHDMILRFDSDGEKKSEPEDDIHDLFLRRGEKLSTSENINHLHNLWILDDKFTVFSETTKGLSSRKGQELSDIYLWIDDPEKINELLILELKSTTNAHNAGDRYESMVAQVKRYAAQFYKEPNKILAWDIDPKRILFSGIILARKSDINKELNSNNTSGIAHKIPYLSSSYFYNERFSIAPSDSSVPVYNEIRIELLAFEDIYELAKNRNKVFFKLLNGEYRISET